The Amycolatopsis mongoliensis genome includes a window with the following:
- a CDS encoding MFS transporter → MVLGDNSVTHKAEPDSKSGKVQVRRAALASAIGTTIEWYDFFLYNTAAALVFPHLFFPASSAYAGAMQSFATYAVGFAARPVGAAIFGHWGDRIGRKATLIVTLLLMGISSGVVGMLPGTAAIGFAAPLILVLLRLVQGIAIGGEWSGSVLLAMEWGDQRKRGLLGSFAQIGVPVGLVLGTGGMTLLSAILSPAAFDSWGWRLPFLASLILVAVGLVIRLKILETPMFAKLIESRQTARTPVLDAIRHHWREILLSSGVRFSEQMPFYLFTSYVLIYVVSRHEFSKTFVLNAVLVGAACELALIPFFSTLSDRIGRKRVYLAGAVFTGVIAFPYFTILAHGNHALVFVAVVVSFIPHALQYGPQAALIGESFPTHLRYGGAGLGYQLASVFAGGPAPLLATWLLHATGTPYSISGYIILSAVVTVVCVTLLKDRSKADIDDVTVYQRT, encoded by the coding sequence ATGGTGTTGGGCGACAACAGCGTCACTCACAAGGCGGAACCGGACAGCAAGTCCGGGAAGGTGCAAGTACGGCGTGCGGCGCTGGCGAGCGCGATCGGCACGACCATCGAGTGGTACGACTTCTTCCTCTACAACACCGCGGCGGCGCTGGTCTTCCCGCACCTGTTCTTCCCCGCGTCGAGCGCCTACGCGGGGGCGATGCAGTCCTTCGCGACCTACGCGGTGGGCTTCGCCGCCCGCCCGGTCGGCGCCGCGATCTTCGGGCACTGGGGCGACCGGATCGGCCGCAAGGCCACGTTGATCGTCACGCTGCTGCTGATGGGCATCTCCTCCGGCGTCGTCGGGATGCTGCCCGGGACGGCGGCGATCGGGTTCGCCGCGCCGCTGATCCTGGTGCTGCTGCGGCTGGTCCAGGGCATCGCCATCGGCGGTGAGTGGAGCGGCTCGGTCCTGCTCGCGATGGAGTGGGGCGACCAGCGCAAACGCGGGCTGCTGGGCAGTTTCGCGCAGATCGGCGTCCCGGTCGGGCTGGTGCTGGGCACGGGCGGCATGACGCTGCTGTCGGCGATCCTGTCCCCCGCCGCGTTCGACTCCTGGGGCTGGCGGCTGCCGTTCCTGGCCAGCCTGATCCTGGTCGCGGTCGGCCTGGTGATCCGGCTGAAGATCCTCGAGACGCCGATGTTCGCGAAGCTGATCGAGAGCCGGCAGACCGCGCGGACGCCGGTGCTCGACGCGATCCGCCACCACTGGCGCGAGATCCTGCTCTCGTCCGGGGTGCGCTTCAGCGAGCAGATGCCGTTCTACCTGTTCACCAGCTACGTGCTGATCTACGTCGTGTCGCGGCACGAGTTCAGCAAGACGTTCGTGCTCAACGCGGTCCTCGTCGGCGCCGCGTGCGAGCTGGCGTTGATCCCGTTCTTCTCCACGCTGTCCGACCGGATCGGCCGCAAACGGGTGTACCTCGCCGGGGCGGTGTTCACCGGCGTGATCGCCTTCCCGTACTTCACGATCCTGGCGCACGGCAACCACGCGCTGGTGTTCGTCGCGGTCGTCGTGTCGTTCATCCCGCACGCGCTGCAGTACGGCCCGCAGGCGGCGTTGATCGGCGAGAGCTTCCCGACGCACCTGCGATACGGCGGAGCGGGGCTGGGCTACCAGCTGGCCTCGGTGTTCGCGGGCGGGCCGGCGCCGCTGCTGGCGACGTGGCTGCTGCACGCGACCGGGACGCCGTACTCGATTTCGGGCTACATCATCCTGTCGGCGGTGGTCACCGTCGTGTGCGTGACCTTGCTGAAGGACCGCTCGAAGGCCGACATCGACGACGTCACCGTGTACCAGCGCACCTGA
- a CDS encoding acyl-CoA-like ligand-binding transcription factor gives MDAKGLRERKKHETRIALSWAAIRLTVERGYDNVRVEDIAAEAGVSTRTFSNYFGSKGEAIVARHHDRARAIAEALRQRPAGEPIWTAIAEAALAGFALGEPVTEGRPPEPSWVEGLRLMVAEPALQGESQKAGAAAETEIALVVAERTGTDAATDVYPRLVAGVVGAALNTVMRQWLLADRPQSMEDLLRDVFGRLAAGLPEPR, from the coding sequence ATGGACGCCAAAGGACTGCGTGAGCGCAAGAAGCACGAGACGCGCATCGCGCTGAGCTGGGCGGCTATCCGGCTCACGGTGGAACGCGGCTACGACAACGTCCGGGTCGAAGACATCGCCGCCGAAGCCGGGGTCTCCACCCGGACGTTCAGCAACTACTTCGGCAGCAAGGGCGAAGCCATCGTCGCCCGTCACCACGACCGGGCCCGCGCGATCGCCGAGGCGCTGCGGCAGCGCCCGGCGGGCGAGCCGATCTGGACGGCCATCGCCGAGGCCGCGCTGGCCGGGTTCGCCCTCGGCGAGCCGGTGACCGAAGGGCGGCCGCCGGAGCCGTCGTGGGTCGAAGGCCTGCGGCTGATGGTCGCGGAACCCGCTCTGCAGGGCGAGTCCCAGAAGGCGGGCGCGGCGGCCGAAACCGAGATCGCGCTCGTCGTCGCCGAACGCACCGGCACCGACGCGGCCACGGACGTCTACCCGCGGCTCGTCGCGGGCGTCGTCGGTGCCGCGCTCAACACCGTCATGCGGCAGTGGCTCCTGGCCGACCGTCCGCAGTCGATGGAAGACCTGCTGCGGGACGTCTTCGGCCGGCTCGCCGCCGGTCTGCCCGAACCGCGCTGA